The proteins below are encoded in one region of Limnohabitans sp. 63ED37-2:
- a CDS encoding sterol desaturase family protein: MTATQWQNILVLCTILGFATMEYVSRRYQNTVTATGNDTKLELFMFLSVLAVTQPLAIFVTSKLGHAWFPDYKNALADWPWWGMVGVLLLADDMTQYWWHRLSHSPLLWPLHRAHHSAEYMSIRVTFRNNFFYYLMMPGLWAAGALLYLGFGGMVYALYIVVKLLVILGAHCAWRWDEPLYRVRALHPLMWVLERTISTPATHWAHHAITNEDGVGHYKGNFGNLLFLWDIIFGSAHITRQYPQRVGLIDDQLFGQERWYHQMLYPVLQSRREHSALRLGGSIFEGPETPLKP, translated from the coding sequence ATGACCGCAACGCAATGGCAAAACATTTTGGTGCTGTGCACCATCTTGGGTTTTGCAACGATGGAATATGTCAGTCGGCGCTATCAAAACACGGTGACCGCAACGGGCAACGACACCAAGCTGGAGTTGTTCATGTTCCTGAGTGTGCTGGCCGTCACCCAGCCCTTGGCGATTTTTGTCACGTCCAAGTTGGGTCATGCTTGGTTTCCTGATTACAAAAACGCTTTGGCCGATTGGCCTTGGTGGGGCATGGTGGGCGTTTTGTTGTTGGCCGATGACATGACGCAGTATTGGTGGCACCGTTTGTCGCATTCGCCTCTGTTGTGGCCGTTGCACCGGGCTCACCACTCGGCCGAGTACATGAGCATCCGCGTGACGTTCCGCAACAACTTTTTCTATTACCTGATGATGCCGGGCTTGTGGGCTGCAGGTGCTTTGTTGTATTTGGGTTTTGGCGGCATGGTCTATGCGCTGTACATCGTGGTGAAGTTGCTGGTCATTTTGGGGGCGCATTGCGCTTGGCGTTGGGACGAACCGCTGTACCGGGTGCGGGCCCTGCATCCCCTCATGTGGGTGTTGGAGCGCACCATTTCGACCCCGGCCACGCATTGGGCACACCACGCCATCACCAATGAAGACGGTGTGGGTCATTACAAAGGTAACTTTGGCAACTTGCTGTTTTTGTGGGACATCATTTTTGGCAGCGCCCACATCACCCGCCAATACCCGCAGCGCGTGGGACTGATCGACGACCAGTTGTTTGGGCAAGAGCGTTGGTACCACCAGATGCTCTACCCGGTGTTGCAGTCCAGGCGTGAACATTCCGCATTGCGTTTGGGCGGATCGATTTTCGAGGGGCCCGAAACCCCCTTGAAGCCCTGA
- a CDS encoding DASH family cryptochrome has protein sequence MRTTLFWFRNDLRLHDQRALQQAIAHAQTHQQALLLVYVHEPAQDEDTAWGFGRMGVHRRRFVADTLQDLQASLQALGQQLVLLHGPLAEVLTACARQVGADTVFCEDIAAPEEEAQVQALINARLKVKTLWQSSLIEPDTLPFAAEDMPQVFTEFRQRIESARLQPLAPLPAPTQLPAPPNEPLSTLPGWTQDPFTLLQAHTEGDAHLRSNFPYTQAAYRGGEASALAHLKNYLTPPWPDRYKQTRNALQGEHTSSHWSPWLATGAVSARRIWAELQAYEQQHSSNDGTYWLWFELLWRDNFRMLHLQHGPQLYAARGLSNLPRPSHFPKDFARWCSGQTGEPIVDAGMRELAATGFTSNRMRQIVASFLVHDLSCDWRAGAAWFESQLVDFDVCSNQGNWLYVSGRGTDPRVGRRFNPTKQTQDHDAQGRYRNAWLAQ, from the coding sequence ATGCGCACCACCCTTTTCTGGTTCCGAAACGATTTGCGGCTGCACGACCAACGCGCCCTTCAGCAAGCCATCGCCCACGCCCAAACGCACCAGCAAGCCCTGCTGCTGGTCTATGTGCACGAACCTGCGCAAGACGAAGACACGGCCTGGGGCTTTGGCCGCATGGGTGTGCACCGCAGGCGCTTTGTGGCCGACACCTTGCAAGACCTGCAAGCCTCGTTGCAGGCCCTGGGCCAGCAACTGGTCTTGCTGCACGGCCCCCTGGCCGAGGTGTTGACCGCCTGCGCCCGCCAGGTAGGTGCCGACACCGTGTTTTGCGAAGACATCGCTGCCCCCGAAGAAGAAGCGCAGGTGCAGGCCCTGATCAACGCCCGCCTCAAGGTGAAAACCCTGTGGCAGTCCAGCCTGATCGAGCCTGACACACTGCCCTTTGCGGCCGAAGACATGCCACAGGTCTTCACCGAGTTTCGCCAACGCATCGAATCGGCACGGCTCCAACCACTGGCACCGCTGCCCGCGCCCACCCAGCTGCCTGCTCCGCCCAATGAGCCACTGAGCACCTTGCCCGGATGGACACAAGACCCTTTCACACTGCTGCAAGCGCACACCGAGGGCGATGCGCATTTGCGGTCCAACTTCCCGTACACCCAAGCTGCATACCGGGGTGGCGAGGCCAGCGCTTTGGCCCACCTGAAAAACTACCTCACACCGCCTTGGCCCGACCGCTACAAACAAACCCGCAACGCCCTGCAAGGCGAGCACACCAGCAGCCACTGGTCGCCCTGGCTGGCCACGGGCGCGGTGTCGGCCCGGCGCATTTGGGCTGAGCTGCAGGCCTACGAACAACAACACAGCAGCAACGACGGCACCTATTGGCTGTGGTTTGAACTGCTGTGGCGCGACAACTTCCGCATGCTGCACCTGCAACACGGCCCGCAGCTTTATGCCGCGCGGGGTTTGTCCAACTTGCCCAGACCCTCACACTTTCCCAAAGACTTTGCACGCTGGTGCAGCGGCCAGACCGGCGAGCCCATCGTCGACGCGGGCATGCGCGAGTTGGCCGCCACAGGCTTCACCTCCAACCGCATGCGCCAGATCGTGGCCAGCTTTTTGGTGCACGACCTGTCGTGCGACTGGCGGGCGGGTGCGGCTTGGTTCGAGTCACAGCTGGTGGACTTTGACGTGTGCAGCAACCAAGGCAACTGGTTGTATGTGAGCGGCCGAGGCACCGACCCGCGTGTGGGTCGGCGCTTCAACCCCACCAAACAAACCCAAGACCACGACGCGCAGGGGCGCTATCGGAACGCTTGGCTGGCCCAGTAA
- a CDS encoding FAD-binding domain-containing protein, whose protein sequence is MTYRVVWFKRDLRLQDHAALAHASAQGPVLCLYIVEPGLWQQPDAALQHFEFVRESLLELHEALRVSGGSLQVRTGDAVQVLAALHAQAPFAELVAHEETGNAFTYERDLQVGAWCRSAGVGWTEWAQFGVVRRLKSRNTWQARWEAHMAAPQAVLPELHFFQPHTDAGPEAMTPPPGLQHNPAQRQRGGRRLALDTLHSFLDARALGYRGGISSPLSAPTACSRLSAYLAYGCISMREVVQATRAALDALPPQAGRHKAGLIGFISRLYWHCHFIQKLESEPEIEWRNMHRGYDGLREDGWNDAHFAALTSARTGWPMVDACVVMLHETGWLNFRMRAMLVSVAAYPLWLDWRPVGHWLATQFLDYEPGIHWSQLQMQSGTTGINTTRVYNPIKQAQDHDPKGIFVRRWLPHMRRVPDTWLFEPWLMPPEVQRHCGLTVGNGPDDDIPLPVVDLAEATRTSKAALHERRAEPGVKAGKKAIVEKHASRKHGSGQQRDVFTRDSDTPKTRRRKSGQSSPANTPPSKQLGFDF, encoded by the coding sequence ATGACTTACCGCGTGGTTTGGTTCAAACGCGACTTGCGACTGCAGGACCATGCCGCACTGGCGCACGCCTCTGCCCAAGGGCCGGTGCTGTGCCTCTACATCGTTGAGCCCGGGCTGTGGCAGCAGCCCGATGCGGCCCTGCAGCACTTTGAATTCGTGCGCGAATCCCTGTTGGAACTGCACGAGGCACTGCGGGTTTCGGGCGGCAGTTTACAAGTGCGCACAGGCGATGCGGTGCAGGTTTTGGCCGCCTTGCATGCACAAGCGCCCTTTGCCGAATTGGTGGCCCACGAAGAAACCGGCAACGCCTTCACCTACGAGCGCGACCTGCAAGTGGGCGCTTGGTGCCGCAGCGCCGGGGTGGGCTGGACAGAGTGGGCGCAGTTTGGGGTGGTGCGCCGCCTCAAAAGCCGCAACACCTGGCAAGCCCGCTGGGAGGCTCACATGGCCGCGCCCCAAGCAGTCTTGCCCGAGCTGCATTTTTTTCAGCCCCACACCGATGCTGGCCCCGAGGCCATGACACCGCCCCCCGGTCTGCAGCACAACCCCGCCCAGCGCCAGCGCGGTGGGCGTCGCTTGGCGCTGGACACCTTGCACAGCTTTCTGGATGCGCGGGCGCTGGGTTACCGGGGCGGCATCTCCTCCCCCTTGTCCGCGCCCACCGCGTGTTCGCGCCTGTCAGCCTACCTGGCCTATGGTTGCATCAGCATGCGCGAGGTGGTGCAAGCCACCCGCGCTGCGCTCGATGCTTTGCCCCCACAAGCGGGCAGGCACAAGGCCGGGCTCATTGGTTTCATCAGCCGCTTGTACTGGCATTGCCACTTCATCCAAAAGCTCGAAAGCGAGCCCGAGATCGAGTGGCGCAACATGCACCGGGGTTACGACGGCCTGCGCGAAGACGGCTGGAACGACGCTCACTTTGCGGCCCTGACTTCGGCCCGTACCGGCTGGCCCATGGTGGACGCTTGTGTGGTCATGCTGCACGAAACCGGGTGGCTGAACTTTCGCATGCGGGCCATGCTGGTGTCGGTGGCGGCTTATCCGCTCTGGCTGGACTGGCGGCCCGTGGGCCACTGGCTGGCCACCCAGTTTTTGGACTACGAACCGGGCATCCACTGGAGCCAGCTGCAAATGCAGTCGGGCACCACCGGCATCAACACCACGCGGGTGTACAACCCCATCAAACAAGCCCAAGACCACGACCCCAAAGGCATCTTTGTGCGCCGCTGGCTGCCCCACATGCGCCGCGTGCCCGATACCTGGCTGTTCGAGCCCTGGCTCATGCCGCCCGAAGTGCAGCGCCACTGCGGCCTGACGGTGGGCAATGGGCCAGACGATGACATTCCTCTGCCCGTGGTGGATTTGGCCGAAGCGACGCGCACATCCAAAGCCGCGCTGCACGAGCGCCGGGCCGAACCCGGTGTGAAGGCAGGCAAAAAAGCCATCGTCGAGAAACACGCTTCGCGCAAACACGGCAGCGGCCAGCAACGTGACGTCTTCACCCGCGACAGCGACACCCCCAAGACCCGCCGCCGAAAGTCTGGCCAGTCATCACCCGCCAACACCCCACCCAGCAAGCAGCTGGGCTTTGACTTTTAA
- a CDS encoding RrF2 family transcriptional regulator, with translation MIQKKTVKALDIAVFITSRAVVKPVTTEEIAHGLNLSSSYTESILKELREAGLIRAHRGPGGGYQMRGNPEDISLWDVVQHFEEMHSFDALYPEGDHPMKALESDIQSNMQSLLQAQTLSDVAVPFMPRDARVSSMLGQFRLKPLPPPVMPRAPNSVFQLSMMM, from the coding sequence ATGATCCAGAAGAAAACCGTCAAAGCCCTTGACATCGCTGTGTTCATCACTTCGCGTGCGGTGGTCAAGCCCGTGACCACCGAAGAGATCGCCCACGGTCTGAACCTGTCGTCTTCGTACACCGAATCCATCCTGAAAGAGCTTCGCGAGGCGGGCCTGATCCGTGCGCACCGCGGGCCGGGCGGCGGCTACCAGATGCGAGGCAATCCCGAAGACATCAGCTTGTGGGATGTGGTGCAGCATTTCGAAGAAATGCACAGCTTTGACGCGCTCTACCCCGAAGGCGATCACCCCATGAAGGCGCTGGAGAGCGACATCCAGAGCAACATGCAATCTTTGTTGCAAGCGCAAACCCTGTCCGATGTGGCCGTGCCCTTCATGCCACGCGATGCCCGCGTCTCTTCCATGTTGGGTCAGTTCCGCCTCAAGCCCTTGCCGCCACCGGTCATGCCACGCGCCCCGAACTCGGTGTTTCAGCTCAGCATGATGATGTGA
- a CDS encoding DUF2237 family protein produces MTRSGLNVLGGELIPCSYDPLTGFFRDGCCNTSDEDAGTHVICAKVTQAFLDFSLSRGNDLVTPRPEHRFAGLKAGDRWCLCALRWLEAFQAGVAPHVVLESTHQKALAYVTLEQLREFAWAPH; encoded by the coding sequence ATGACTCGCTCCGGTTTGAACGTTCTCGGTGGCGAATTGATCCCCTGCTCTTACGACCCGCTCACGGGTTTTTTCAGGGACGGCTGCTGCAACACCAGCGATGAAGACGCAGGCACCCATGTGATCTGCGCCAAAGTCACGCAGGCTTTTCTGGATTTTTCACTCTCACGGGGCAACGACCTGGTCACGCCCAGACCCGAGCACCGCTTTGCGGGCCTGAAGGCGGGTGACCGTTGGTGCCTGTGTGCGCTGCGCTGGCTCGAAGCCTTTCAGGCCGGGGTGGCCCCGCATGTGGTGCTGGAGAGCACGCACCAGAAAGCCCTGGCTTATGTGACCTTGGAACAATTGCGCGAGTTCGCCTGGGCCCCGCACTGA
- a CDS encoding sulfite exporter TauE/SafE family protein, which yields MNFPLITDPFFYVIAVPAVLLLGLSKSGFGAGFGSLAVPMMALAVTVPQAAAILMPVLLVMDLLGMAAFRNDVDKALLRFMVPFAMVGIVLGALLFKLLDAQLVAAIVGAFTLLFLAQQMLFKPDPHGPPPPRWLGGLLLITSGFTSFIAHAGGPPVNAYVMRLRLKPILFTGTLAYLFFFINMAKWLPYAWLGLLDWRNLATSLVLLPLAPIGVWMGVRLARRIRPDLFYRLIRLGMFLTGCKLLWDGVR from the coding sequence ATGAATTTCCCGCTCATCACCGACCCCTTTTTTTACGTGATTGCCGTACCGGCGGTGCTGCTGCTGGGTTTGAGTAAGAGCGGCTTTGGTGCAGGGTTCGGCTCATTGGCGGTGCCGATGATGGCCTTGGCCGTCACCGTGCCACAAGCCGCCGCGATTTTGATGCCCGTTTTGCTGGTGATGGACCTGCTGGGCATGGCGGCCTTTCGCAACGACGTGGACAAGGCCCTGCTGCGTTTCATGGTGCCTTTTGCCATGGTGGGCATTGTTTTGGGGGCTTTGTTGTTCAAGCTGCTGGATGCGCAGCTGGTGGCGGCCATCGTTGGGGCTTTCACCTTGCTGTTTCTGGCGCAGCAAATGCTTTTTAAGCCCGACCCCCATGGCCCACCGCCGCCGCGCTGGTTGGGTGGTTTGCTGCTCATCACTTCGGGTTTCACCAGTTTCATCGCACACGCGGGCGGCCCCCCGGTCAACGCTTATGTGATGCGCCTGAGGCTCAAGCCCATTCTGTTCACGGGTACGCTGGCGTATTTGTTTTTCTTCATCAACATGGCCAAATGGCTGCCTTACGCTTGGTTGGGCTTGCTCGATTGGCGCAACCTGGCCACTTCTTTGGTGCTGTTGCCGTTGGCTCCCATTGGGGTTTGGATGGGGGTGCGTTTGGCCCGCCGCATTCGGCCCGATTTGTTTTACCGCCTGATCCGTTTGGGCATGTTCCTCACCGGGTGCAAGCTCTTGTGGGACGGTGTGCGCTGA
- a CDS encoding NADPH:quinone reductase encodes MKAAWYSRNGEAQDVMEVGDLPTLSPQPGEVLVRLATSGVNPSDVKSRRARPLSDPLVVPHSDGAGVIEAVGDGVPVSRLGERVWVCNGQWQRPMGTCAQFIALAAAQAVTLPEGTDFAAGACMGIPGLTAVQAVILAERLGGDLRGQNVLVTGASSAVGHYITQMVTQAGGRVIGTVGSEAKAAHAQAAGMQDAVFYKTESVPQRVKALTQGRGADVIIDMDFSTTAGWASEGALAPHGQVVCYGSNALEVPLPFRPWLYQSMGVKFFLVYDLTPADRQTAVARLSGMLAAGQLQHSIGARYTLDQVAQAHRTVEAGQTVGNVVIEL; translated from the coding sequence ATGAAAGCAGCCTGGTACAGCCGCAACGGCGAAGCCCAAGACGTGATGGAGGTGGGTGACTTGCCCACACTCAGCCCCCAGCCTGGTGAGGTGCTGGTGCGCCTGGCCACCTCGGGTGTGAACCCCTCCGACGTCAAGTCGCGGCGAGCCCGGCCCCTGTCAGACCCTTTGGTCGTGCCGCACAGTGACGGTGCGGGCGTGATCGAAGCCGTGGGCGATGGCGTGCCTGTTTCGCGCTTGGGTGAGCGGGTCTGGGTGTGTAACGGGCAGTGGCAGCGACCCATGGGCACCTGCGCCCAGTTCATCGCCTTAGCCGCCGCGCAGGCCGTGACGCTGCCCGAGGGGACCGATTTTGCAGCCGGTGCCTGCATGGGCATTCCGGGGTTGACGGCCGTGCAGGCGGTCATCCTCGCCGAACGCTTGGGGGGTGATTTGCGCGGTCAAAACGTCTTGGTCACCGGGGCTTCGTCGGCCGTGGGCCACTACATCACGCAAATGGTGACCCAGGCCGGGGGCCGGGTGATCGGCACTGTGGGCTCTGAGGCCAAAGCCGCGCACGCCCAAGCGGCAGGCATGCAAGACGCTGTCTTTTACAAAACCGAATCGGTGCCCCAGCGCGTCAAGGCGCTCACGCAAGGGCGCGGAGCGGATGTGATCATCGACATGGATTTCTCGACCACCGCGGGCTGGGCCTCGGAAGGCGCTTTGGCCCCGCACGGCCAGGTGGTGTGTTACGGCTCCAATGCGCTGGAAGTGCCCCTGCCGTTTCGGCCCTGGCTGTACCAGTCCATGGGCGTGAAGTTCTTTTTGGTCTACGACCTGACACCCGCTGACCGCCAGACCGCTGTGGCGCGTTTGTCGGGCATGCTGGCCGCTGGGCAGTTGCAGCACAGCATTGGGGCACGCTACACGCTGGACCAAGTAGCACAGGCCCACCGCACGGTGGAAGCCGGGCAGACCGTGGGCAATGTGGTGATCGAGCTCTGA
- a CDS encoding ABC transporter transmembrane domain-containing protein, translated as MAASPKSLSGLAPFFKPYRVALGVAALFLLLAAGTTLAFPWVLRQLIDQGLASGAPADQLSGNFLQLFGVAAALAVFSAGRYYTVSWLGERITADLRNAVYGHVLQQSPAFFETTQSGEVLSRLTNDTTLVQTVVGSSFSMGLRNLVMGSGALLMLVWTNPVLMLQVVAVLVAVIFPSVYLGRRVRRLSRTNQDRVADSSAIASEVLNAISVVQSYTAEGRETRRFIDSTLRALSSALGRIRARAVLVGFIIMASSAVLLWGLYMGTLAVRAGTSTAGQLGETVFYVILLASAFAVLGEVYGDLLRAAGATERLMELLHTESNLKVSAQPQQAPWPNGGSSLQLESVRFHYPSRPDTWALDQLTGQIHPGQTVAVVGPSGAGKTTLFDLLMRFHDPQSGRIVLDGVPIEQMDLHALRERMAIVPQEPVIFSGTVIENIRYGRPDASLEDVHAAAEAAYAQEFIRELPEGFDTYLGDRGVRLSGGQRQRIAIARAILKNAPLLLLDEATSALDAQSEKMVQAALDKAMVGRTTLVIAHRLATVQRADVIWVLERGRLMEQGTHAELQAKGGLYASLAALQFNNTSGH; from the coding sequence ATGGCTGCATCTCCCAAATCGCTTTCGGGCTTGGCCCCTTTTTTCAAGCCCTACCGTGTGGCCTTGGGTGTGGCGGCCTTGTTCCTTTTGCTGGCCGCGGGCACCACGCTGGCTTTCCCGTGGGTCTTGCGCCAGCTGATTGACCAAGGCCTGGCCAGTGGCGCACCGGCCGATCAGTTGTCGGGCAACTTCTTGCAGCTGTTTGGTGTGGCGGCAGCCTTGGCGGTGTTTTCTGCGGGGCGCTACTACACCGTGAGCTGGCTGGGTGAGCGCATCACCGCCGACCTGCGTAACGCGGTGTATGGCCATGTGCTGCAACAAAGCCCGGCCTTTTTTGAAACCACGCAGTCGGGCGAAGTGCTCTCGCGCCTCACCAACGACACCACGCTGGTGCAGACTGTGGTTGGCTCGTCGTTTTCTATGGGTCTGCGCAACCTCGTCATGGGCTCGGGGGCACTGCTGATGCTGGTGTGGACCAACCCGGTGCTGATGCTGCAGGTGGTGGCGGTGCTGGTGGCGGTGATTTTTCCAAGCGTCTATTTGGGCCGCCGCGTGCGCCGCCTCTCGCGCACCAACCAGGACCGCGTGGCCGATTCGAGCGCCATCGCCTCTGAGGTGCTCAACGCCATCAGTGTGGTGCAAAGCTACACCGCCGAGGGCCGCGAAACCCGGCGTTTCATCGACTCCACCTTGCGAGCTTTGAGTTCGGCGTTGGGCCGCATCCGCGCCCGCGCGGTGTTGGTGGGTTTCATCATCATGGCGTCGAGTGCGGTTTTGCTTTGGGGTCTTTACATGGGCACGCTGGCCGTGCGGGCGGGCACCAGCACAGCGGGCCAGTTGGGTGAGACGGTGTTTTATGTGATCTTGCTGGCCAGTGCCTTTGCGGTGCTGGGCGAGGTGTATGGCGACTTGCTGCGTGCAGCCGGTGCCACCGAGCGGCTGATGGAGTTGCTGCACACCGAGTCCAACCTCAAGGTCTCAGCCCAACCGCAGCAAGCACCCTGGCCGAATGGCGGCTCTTCCTTGCAACTGGAATCGGTGCGCTTTCATTACCCCTCGCGCCCCGACACTTGGGCGCTGGACCAGCTCACGGGCCAGATCCACCCCGGCCAGACGGTGGCCGTAGTGGGCCCGAGTGGTGCAGGCAAAACCACCTTGTTCGATTTGCTCATGCGCTTTCACGATCCTCAATCGGGCCGCATCGTGCTCGATGGTGTGCCGATTGAGCAAATGGACCTGCACGCCCTGCGCGAGCGCATGGCCATCGTGCCGCAAGAGCCGGTGATTTTCTCGGGCACCGTGATCGAGAACATCCGTTATGGTCGGCCCGACGCCAGTCTGGAAGACGTGCACGCAGCCGCCGAGGCGGCTTATGCGCAAGAGTTCATCCGCGAGTTGCCCGAGGGGTTTGACACCTACTTGGGCGACCGGGGCGTGCGTTTGTCGGGCGGTCAGCGCCAACGCATCGCCATCGCCCGTGCCATCTTGAAAAATGCCCCACTGCTGCTGCTGGACGAGGCGACCAGTGCGCTCGATGCACAGAGTGAAAAAATGGTTCAGGCCGCGCTGGACAAAGCCATGGTCGGTCGCACCACGCTGGTCATTGCCCACCGCCTGGCCACGGTGCAACGCGCCGATGTGATCTGGGTGCTGGAGCGTGGCCGCTTGATGGAGCAGGGCACCCACGCCGAGCTGCAAGCCAAAGGCGGGCTGTATGCCAGCTTGGCGGCGCTGCAGTTCAACAACACCTCCGGCCACTGA
- a CDS encoding polyprenyl synthetase family protein, whose amino-acid sequence MSLLTRAEHALSSHFEQAAGVGAPSRLVAAMRHAVFSGGARIRPQLCMAVATACGDDAPELTNAAAVALELMHCASLVHDDMPAFDNADTRRGRPTVHKAFSEPLALLAGDGLIVMAYRVLLQAGAQRPDRLIALMDNMTTGVGLPNGIVAGQAWECETSADLGQYQRAKTGALFVSATCAGALSCGYEPEPWAPLGAYLGEAYQVADDIRDVIADAATLGKPAGQDALHARPSSAQALGLDGAIAHFDHLIEQAASSIPACSCRDMLRQLVQLEAERLVPKALCDGYFKTHPAVAPARIGAAH is encoded by the coding sequence ATGAGTCTGTTGACACGCGCCGAACACGCTTTGAGCTCCCATTTTGAGCAAGCCGCCGGTGTGGGCGCGCCCTCGCGGCTGGTGGCGGCCATGCGGCATGCGGTGTTTTCAGGCGGCGCACGCATCCGCCCGCAACTGTGCATGGCGGTGGCCACCGCCTGCGGTGACGATGCGCCCGAGCTGACCAATGCGGCTGCTGTGGCTTTGGAGTTGATGCATTGCGCCTCCTTGGTGCACGACGACATGCCTGCCTTTGACAACGCCGATACCCGGCGCGGCCGCCCCACGGTGCACAAGGCCTTCAGCGAACCGCTGGCGCTGCTGGCGGGGGATGGCCTGATCGTCATGGCCTACCGCGTTTTGTTGCAAGCGGGCGCGCAGCGGCCTGATCGCCTGATCGCGCTGATGGACAACATGACCACCGGCGTGGGCCTGCCCAACGGCATCGTGGCCGGGCAAGCCTGGGAGTGCGAGACCAGTGCCGATCTGGGCCAATACCAACGCGCCAAAACAGGCGCTTTGTTCGTTTCGGCCACTTGCGCAGGCGCGCTCAGCTGCGGCTACGAGCCCGAGCCATGGGCCCCATTGGGGGCTTATTTGGGCGAGGCCTACCAAGTGGCGGATGACATCCGCGACGTGATCGCCGACGCCGCCACCTTGGGTAAACCTGCAGGGCAGGACGCATTACACGCCCGCCCCAGCTCGGCCCAGGCGCTGGGCCTCGATGGGGCCATTGCCCACTTTGACCACCTGATCGAGCAGGCTGCCTCGTCGATCCCGGCTTGCTCGTGCCGCGACATGTTGCGCCAGCTGGTGCAGCTCGAAGCCGAACGCTTGGTGCCCAAGGCCCTGTGCGACGGCTATTTCAAGACGCACCCGGCCGTCGCCCCGGCCCGCATCGGTGCCGCGCACTGA
- a CDS encoding methyltransferase, translating to MSQPLDLAALQAHTAPTFKDAWQARLERWYAHPGLYRWSLGNPLTRWLTRRRTRQLFDLMAGFVHSQVLLGCVRLDLFRALHQAPASLTDLARRTGLAPAVLQRLLLSAVALGLLEHRSQGRFGLGPLGVPLAQHEGIAQMIEHNHLLYQDMQDPVQFLNNAWSGGMAEYWPYAHEKPAVTMPVEQVDRFTRYSQLMAASQGFVVQEILSSYFFDEHRCVLDVGAGKGRFVSELAAHAPHLQFKMFDLPPVLALAREGLQAKGLTERVSLHPGSFLDDPLPEGADLITLVRVAHDHPDTVVKQILQKAHAALPVGGVMLLAEPMAQPDEEAGQPEASVDAYFHFYLLAMGAGRLRTPQELQTMMEEAGFTHVELVPNAMPIHARILVGRKSQCLPSVSGKSVN from the coding sequence ATGTCACAACCCCTGGATCTGGCCGCCTTGCAGGCCCACACAGCCCCCACTTTCAAGGACGCTTGGCAGGCCCGCCTCGAGCGCTGGTACGCACACCCTGGCCTGTACCGCTGGTCATTGGGCAATCCGCTCACGCGCTGGCTCACGCGCCGCCGAACCCGCCAGTTGTTTGATTTGATGGCTGGTTTTGTGCACAGCCAGGTGCTGCTGGGCTGCGTGCGCCTGGACCTGTTTCGCGCCTTGCACCAAGCGCCTGCCAGCTTGACCGATTTGGCCCGCCGCACCGGCTTGGCCCCGGCGGTTTTGCAGCGATTGCTGCTCTCGGCCGTGGCGCTGGGTCTTTTGGAGCACCGCAGCCAAGGCCGTTTTGGTCTGGGTCCACTGGGTGTGCCGCTGGCGCAGCACGAGGGCATCGCCCAAATGATCGAGCACAACCACCTGCTCTACCAAGACATGCAGGACCCGGTGCAGTTCTTGAACAACGCCTGGAGCGGTGGCATGGCCGAGTACTGGCCCTATGCCCACGAAAAACCCGCTGTGACCATGCCTGTTGAGCAGGTCGACAGGTTCACCCGCTACTCGCAGCTCATGGCCGCTTCACAAGGCTTTGTGGTGCAGGAGATTTTGTCGTCCTATTTTTTTGACGAACACCGCTGCGTGCTTGATGTCGGGGCGGGCAAGGGCCGCTTTGTGAGTGAGCTGGCCGCGCATGCGCCGCACCTGCAGTTCAAGATGTTTGATCTGCCCCCTGTGCTGGCGCTGGCCCGCGAAGGTCTGCAAGCCAAGGGTTTGACTGAGCGTGTGAGCCTGCACCCCGGCAGCTTTCTGGATGACCCCCTGCCAGAAGGGGCGGACCTGATCACCCTGGTGCGCGTGGCGCACGATCACCCCGATACGGTGGTGAAGCAGATTTTGCAAAAAGCGCATGCCGCTTTGCCTGTGGGCGGCGTGATGTTGCTGGCCGAACCCATGGCCCAGCCGGATGAGGAAGCCGGGCAGCCCGAGGCCTCGGTCGACGCCTATTTCCACTTTTACCTCTTGGCCATGGGGGCAGGGCGTCTGCGCACCCCACAAGAGCTGCAAACCATGATGGAAGAGGCCGGATTCACCCATGTGGAGCTGGTGCCCAACGCCATGCCGATCCATGCGCGCATCCTTGTGGGGCGCAAATCTCAGTGTTTACCCTCGGTTTCTGGGAAAAGTGTCAATTAA